A stretch of the Enterobacter mori genome encodes the following:
- a CDS encoding YcgL domain-containing protein — protein sequence MFCVIYRSTSRDQTYLYVEKKDDFSRVPEELMKNFGRPQLAMLLPLDGRKTLVNADLEKVKLALTEQGYYLQLPPPPENLLKQHLEVNGKK from the coding sequence ATGTTTTGTGTGATCTATCGAAGTACAAGCCGTGACCAGACCTATCTTTATGTCGAAAAGAAAGACGATTTTTCGCGCGTGCCTGAAGAATTAATGAAAAACTTTGGCCGCCCTCAGCTGGCGATGCTGCTGCCGCTTGACGGGCGCAAGACGCTGGTGAATGCCGATCTGGAAAAAGTGAAGCTGGCATTAACCGAGCAAGGCTATTATTTACAGCTTCCGCCACCACCCGAGAATTTATTAAAACAGCATCTTGAGGTGAACGGAAAGAAATAA
- a CDS encoding CoA pyrophosphatase, whose protein sequence is MEKENLTLDDFLSRFQLLRPAVNREALNQRQAAVLIPVVRREQPGLLLTQRSPHMRKHAGQVAFPGGAVDSTDASLIAAALREAQEEVAIPPEAVEIVGVLPPVDSVTGFQVTPVVGIIPPDLQYHASVDEVSAVFEMPLEEALRLSRYHPLDIQRRGHDHRVWLSWYQHYFVWGMTAGIIRELALQIGLKP, encoded by the coding sequence GTGGAAAAAGAGAACCTGACGCTGGATGATTTTTTGTCGCGCTTTCAGCTTTTGCGACCTGCGGTGAACCGTGAAGCGCTGAATCAACGTCAGGCAGCGGTGCTGATCCCGGTGGTGCGACGCGAACAGCCGGGCCTGCTGCTCACGCAGCGATCGCCACATATGCGTAAACATGCCGGTCAGGTCGCCTTTCCGGGCGGCGCAGTGGATAGCACCGATGCGTCGCTGATTGCCGCCGCGCTGCGGGAAGCACAGGAAGAGGTCGCGATTCCACCGGAAGCCGTCGAGATCGTTGGTGTATTACCCCCTGTCGACAGCGTTACCGGTTTTCAGGTCACCCCGGTGGTCGGCATTATTCCCCCCGATCTTCAGTATCACGCCAGCGTCGATGAAGTCTCTGCGGTGTTTGAAATGCCGCTGGAGGAAGCCCTCCGACTGAGCCGTTACCACCCGCTGGATATTCAGCGTCGTGGACACGACCATCGAGTGTGGTTGTCCTGGTATCAGCATTATTTTGTCTGGGGCATGACGGCGGGCATTATTCGTGAGCTGGCGTTGCAGATCGGCCTGAAACCTTGA
- a CDS encoding RidA family protein gives MTIVRIDAEARWSDVVIHNQTLYYTGVPANLDADAFEQTANTLAQIDAVLEKQGSDKSRILDATIFLANKDDFAAMNKAWDAWVVAGHAPVRCTVQATLMKPEYKVEIKIIAAV, from the coding sequence ATGACGATTGTGCGCATTGATGCCGAAGCCCGCTGGTCTGATGTGGTGATTCACAACCAGACGCTCTATTACACCGGTGTACCGGCTAATCTGGACGCCGACGCCTTTGAACAGACGGCGAACACCCTGGCGCAAATTGACGCAGTTCTGGAAAAACAGGGCAGCGACAAATCGCGCATTCTGGATGCGACGATTTTCCTGGCAAACAAAGACGATTTCGCGGCAATGAACAAAGCCTGGGATGCATGGGTGGTGGCGGGTCACGCGCCTGTACGCTGCACCGTACAGGCCACGTTGATGAAACCGGAATATAAGGTCGAGATCAAGATTATCGCGGCGGTGTAG
- the rnd gene encoding ribonuclease D yields the protein MITTNDELASLCEVTRDYPAIALDTEFVRTRTYYPQLGLIQMYDGKHVSLIDPLGITDWAPMRDLLLDTAVTKYLHAGSEDLEVFMNTFGIMPQPLIDTQILAAFSGRPLSWGFAAMVEEYTGLTLDKSESRTDWLARPLTERQLEYAAADVFYLLPIAGQLMKEAEDSGWLSAALDECRMTQLRRQEVVDPKEAWRDITNAWQLRTRQLACLQLLADWRLRKARERDLAVNFVVREEHLWAVARYMPGSMGELDSIGLSGSEIRFHGKTLLALVAQAQQTADEDLPEPLLNLMDMPGYRKAFKDIKALVLDVATESKLSAELLASRRQINQLLNWHWKLKPQNGLPELVAGWRGELMAERLNTLLEGYPR from the coding sequence ATGATCACGACCAACGACGAGCTGGCTTCGCTGTGCGAAGTGACGCGCGACTATCCCGCCATCGCCCTGGATACCGAGTTTGTCCGTACGAGAACCTATTATCCGCAGCTGGGCCTGATTCAGATGTACGACGGTAAGCATGTCTCGCTGATTGACCCGCTTGGTATTACCGACTGGGCACCGATGCGCGACCTGCTGCTGGATACGGCCGTGACCAAATACCTGCATGCGGGCAGTGAAGATCTGGAAGTGTTTATGAATACCTTTGGCATCATGCCGCAGCCGCTCATTGATACGCAGATCCTCGCGGCGTTCAGCGGGCGTCCGCTCTCATGGGGCTTTGCTGCCATGGTTGAGGAGTACACCGGCCTGACGCTGGATAAAAGCGAATCCCGTACCGACTGGCTGGCGCGCCCGCTGACCGAGCGTCAGCTGGAATATGCGGCGGCGGACGTCTTCTACCTGCTGCCGATTGCCGGACAGCTGATGAAGGAGGCAGAAGACTCCGGCTGGCTGTCTGCTGCGCTGGATGAGTGCCGAATGACCCAGCTGCGTCGTCAGGAAGTGGTTGACCCGAAAGAGGCCTGGCGCGATATCACGAACGCCTGGCAGCTTCGCACGCGTCAGCTGGCGTGCCTGCAGCTGTTAGCGGACTGGCGTTTGCGCAAAGCGCGCGAGCGCGATCTGGCCGTGAACTTTGTGGTGCGTGAAGAGCATCTCTGGGCGGTCGCGCGCTATATGCCGGGCAGTATGGGCGAGTTGGACAGCATTGGGCTTTCGGGTAGCGAAATTCGTTTCCACGGCAAAACCCTGCTGGCGCTGGTGGCGCAGGCACAGCAAACGGCGGATGAAGACCTGCCGGAACCGCTGCTGAATCTGATGGATATGCCGGGCTATCGTAAAGCGTTTAAAGATATCAAGGCGCTGGTACTGGATGTCGCAACGGAAAGCAAGCTGAGCGCGGAGCTGTTGGCATCACGTCGTCAGATTAACCAGCTGCTGAACTGGCACTGGAAGCTGAAACCGCAAAATGGTTTACCGGAACTGGTCGCCGGATGGCGGGGGGAACTGATGGCCGAACGCCTGAATACCCTGCTGGAAGGGTATCCGCGCTAA
- the pabB gene encoding aminodeoxychorismate synthase component 1 produces MNMRFPTVMTLPWRADAAEFWFSRLSHLPFAMLLHSGHADHPYSRFDIVVADPVKTLTTDDLSSTDDPLKQLQQDITALGLSATPHPDLPFQGGALGLFGYDLGRRFETLPDLAQDDIPLPDMAVGLYDWALIVDHHRQVVSLLSHADVNARLAWLDAQEPVTSVDFQLTSGWHANMTEKEYAEKFARVQAYLQSGDCYQVNLAQRFQATYQGDEWQAFTRLNASNRAPFSAFVRLERGAILSLSPERFIHLANGTIQTRPIKGTLPRLADPAADRQQAEKLAASPKDRAENLMIVDLMRNDIGRVAVPGSVRVPELFVVEPFPAVHHLVSTVTAQLPASRTACDLLRAAFPGGSITGAPKVRAMEIIDELEPHRRNAWCGSIGYVSLCGTMDTSITIRTLTACDGNLYCSAGGGIVADSQVDAEYQETFDKVNRILQQLET; encoded by the coding sequence ATGAACATGCGCTTCCCCACTGTTATGACCTTGCCCTGGCGTGCTGATGCCGCTGAGTTCTGGTTTTCTCGCCTGAGCCACCTTCCGTTTGCGATGCTGCTGCACTCCGGCCATGCGGATCACCCCTACAGTCGGTTTGATATTGTAGTGGCCGATCCGGTCAAGACGCTGACAACCGATGACCTGTCGTCAACGGACGATCCGCTGAAGCAGCTTCAGCAAGATATCACCGCGCTGGGCCTCTCCGCCACGCCGCATCCCGACCTGCCTTTTCAGGGGGGCGCGCTGGGCCTGTTTGGTTACGATCTGGGTCGCCGTTTCGAAACGCTACCTGACCTTGCTCAGGATGATATTCCGCTGCCCGATATGGCGGTGGGGCTTTACGACTGGGCATTAATCGTCGATCACCACAGGCAGGTGGTGTCTCTCTTAAGCCATGCTGACGTGAATGCACGCCTGGCCTGGCTGGATGCTCAGGAGCCTGTAACATCGGTTGATTTTCAGCTAACCTCAGGCTGGCACGCCAACATGACCGAGAAGGAGTATGCGGAAAAGTTCGCGCGCGTGCAGGCGTACCTCCAGAGCGGCGATTGTTATCAGGTCAACCTTGCCCAGCGGTTCCAGGCAACCTATCAGGGCGATGAGTGGCAGGCATTTACCCGTCTCAACGCCAGCAACCGCGCCCCGTTCAGCGCATTTGTGCGTCTGGAACGTGGGGCTATCCTGAGTCTTTCCCCCGAGAGGTTCATTCATCTGGCAAATGGCACCATCCAGACCCGCCCGATCAAAGGCACGCTGCCGCGCCTTGCCGATCCGGCAGCTGACCGTCAGCAGGCCGAAAAGCTGGCCGCGTCGCCAAAAGACCGCGCCGAGAATCTGATGATTGTGGATTTAATGCGCAACGATATTGGCCGGGTCGCAGTACCGGGCAGCGTCCGCGTACCTGAACTGTTCGTCGTCGAGCCTTTCCCGGCGGTGCATCATCTTGTGAGCACCGTCACCGCACAGCTGCCCGCCTCGCGCACCGCCTGCGATCTGCTCCGCGCCGCGTTTCCGGGAGGCTCCATCACCGGCGCACCCAAAGTGCGGGCGATGGAGATTATCGATGAGCTGGAGCCGCACCGCCGCAACGCCTGGTGCGGCAGCATCGGCTATGTGAGCCTTTGCGGAACCATGGATACCAGTATCACTATCCGCACGCTAACCGCCTGCGACGGGAATCTGTACTGTTCCGCAGGGGGCGGCATCGTGGCCGACAGCCAGGTCGATGCGGAATATCAGGAAACCTTTGATAAAGTTAACCGTATCCTTCAACAGCTGGAGACCTGA
- the minC gene encoding septum site-determining protein MinC, with amino-acid sequence MSNTPIELKGSSFTLSVVHLHDAKPEVIRQALEDKIAQAPAFLKHAPVVVNVSGLDAPVNWKLLQQAVSSTGLRIVGISGCKDAELKAEIDRAGLPLLTEGKEKAPRSAPAAVQTPPPPVQNVTPVTKTRLIDVPVRSGQRIYAPNCDLIVTSHVSAGAELIADGNIHVYGMMRGRALAGASGDREAQIFCSHLTAELVSIAGEYWLSDKIPAEFYGKAARLLLADDALTVQPLN; translated from the coding sequence ATGTCAAACACGCCCATCGAGCTTAAAGGCAGTAGCTTCACCTTATCAGTGGTTCATTTGCATGATGCAAAACCCGAGGTTATTCGTCAGGCGTTAGAAGATAAAATCGCGCAGGCACCCGCCTTTCTGAAACATGCCCCCGTTGTCGTCAATGTGAGCGGTCTGGATGCCCCGGTTAACTGGAAACTTCTCCAGCAGGCGGTTTCATCAACCGGGCTGCGTATTGTCGGTATTAGCGGCTGTAAAGATGCTGAACTGAAAGCCGAGATCGACCGGGCAGGGCTACCGCTTCTGACCGAAGGCAAAGAAAAAGCCCCTCGTTCGGCCCCAGCGGCGGTGCAGACGCCCCCTCCCCCGGTTCAAAACGTTACACCTGTCACAAAAACGCGATTGATTGATGTGCCGGTTCGTTCCGGTCAGCGAATTTATGCGCCAAACTGTGATCTAATTGTTACAAGCCACGTCAGTGCTGGCGCTGAACTGATTGCGGATGGCAATATTCACGTCTACGGTATGATGCGTGGGCGTGCGCTCGCGGGCGCAAGTGGCGATCGGGAAGCACAAATATTTTGTAGTCACCTGACGGCGGAACTGGTGTCCATCGCAGGTGAATATTGGCTGAGCGACAAGATCCCAGCCGAATTTTATGGCAAAGCGGCTCGTCTGCTGCTGGCAGACGACGCGTTGACCGTTCAACCGTTGAATTGA
- a CDS encoding YoaH family protein gives MFAGLPSLSHEQQQKAVERIQELMSQGMSSGQAISQVAEELRATHTGERIVARFEDEEEE, from the coding sequence ATGTTTGCAGGTTTACCTTCTCTGAGCCATGAACAGCAGCAGAAAGCGGTCGAGCGAATTCAGGAACTGATGTCCCAGGGGATGAGCAGCGGACAGGCGATTTCTCAGGTGGCGGAAGAACTGCGCGCCACCCATACCGGCGAGCGGATCGTGGCGCGCTTTGAGGATGAAGAGGAAGAGTAA
- the minD gene encoding septum site-determining protein MinD encodes MARIIVVTSGKGGVGKTTSSAAIATGLAQKGKKTVVIDFDIGLRNLDLIMGCERRVVYDFVNVIQGDATLNQALIKDKRTENLYILPASQTRDKDALTREGVEKVLDELKKMEFDFVVCDSPAGIETGALMALYFADEAIITTNPEVSSVRDSDRILGILASKSRRAENGQEPIKEHLLLTRYNPGRVNKGDMLSMEDVLEILRIKLVGVIPEDQSVLRASNQGEPVILDTMADAGKAYADTVDRLLGEERPFRFIEEEKKGFLKRLFGG; translated from the coding sequence ATGGCACGCATTATTGTTGTTACTTCGGGTAAAGGAGGCGTTGGCAAGACCACCTCCAGCGCGGCCATCGCTACTGGTTTGGCCCAGAAGGGAAAGAAAACCGTCGTTATCGATTTCGATATCGGCCTGCGTAACCTGGACCTGATCATGGGTTGTGAGCGTCGCGTAGTGTATGACTTCGTAAACGTCATCCAGGGTGATGCCACGCTTAACCAGGCGCTGATTAAAGACAAGCGCACCGAGAACCTCTACATTCTTCCTGCGTCTCAGACCCGTGACAAAGACGCGCTGACCCGTGAAGGCGTGGAAAAGGTCCTCGACGAACTGAAAAAGATGGAGTTCGACTTCGTGGTCTGTGACTCCCCTGCCGGTATCGAAACCGGTGCGCTGATGGCGCTCTACTTCGCGGATGAAGCCATCATCACCACGAACCCTGAAGTCTCGTCCGTGCGTGACTCAGACCGCATTCTCGGTATCCTCGCCTCTAAATCCCGCCGTGCGGAAAATGGTCAGGAACCGATCAAAGAGCACCTGCTGCTGACCCGTTACAATCCGGGCCGCGTGAACAAAGGTGACATGCTGAGCATGGAAGACGTGCTGGAGATCCTGCGCATTAAACTGGTTGGCGTTATCCCGGAAGATCAGTCCGTGTTACGCGCCTCTAACCAGGGTGAGCCAGTGATTCTGGATACGATGGCAGATGCAGGTAAAGCTTACGCCGATACCGTTGACCGTCTGCTGGGAGAAGAACGTCCTTTCCGCTTCATTGAAGAAGAGAAGAAAGGTTTCCTCAAACGCCTGTTCGGAGGATAA
- the tsaB gene encoding tRNA (adenosine(37)-N6)-threonylcarbamoyltransferase complex dimerization subunit type 1 TsaB: protein MRILAIDTATEACSVALLNDGAVSAHFEECPREHTQRILPLVKAMLTQGNTSLTELDALAFGRGPGSFTGVRIGIGIAQGLALGAELPMIGVSTLATMAQGAWRITGATRVLAAIDARMGEVYWAEYTRDENGVWHGEETEAVLTPEAVTERLKQLSGEWATVGTGWPAWPEMGNDTGVTLVDGNMLLPAAEDMLPIACQLFAKGKTVAVEQAEPVYLRNTVAWKKLPGRE from the coding sequence ATGCGAATTCTGGCTATTGATACCGCGACAGAGGCTTGCTCTGTCGCTCTGTTGAACGACGGTGCTGTTTCTGCTCATTTCGAAGAGTGCCCACGGGAACACACCCAACGTATTCTGCCCCTGGTAAAAGCCATGTTAACCCAGGGCAACACCTCCTTAACCGAACTCGACGCGCTGGCTTTTGGCCGTGGCCCTGGCAGCTTTACGGGCGTACGCATTGGCATTGGCATCGCGCAGGGGCTGGCGCTGGGCGCTGAACTGCCGATGATCGGCGTCTCAACCCTCGCCACCATGGCGCAGGGTGCCTGGCGCATCACTGGCGCAACCCGCGTGCTGGCGGCGATTGATGCCCGCATGGGCGAAGTTTACTGGGCTGAATATACCCGTGATGAAAACGGCGTCTGGCACGGTGAAGAGACAGAAGCCGTGTTGACGCCTGAAGCCGTCACCGAACGCCTGAAGCAGCTCTCAGGTGAGTGGGCGACGGTAGGGACGGGCTGGCCGGCATGGCCGGAGATGGGGAACGACACCGGCGTAACGCTGGTCGATGGTAATATGCTTCTGCCTGCCGCCGAAGATATGCTTCCCATTGCCTGTCAGCTGTTCGCGAAAGGAAAAACCGTTGCCGTTGAACAGGCTGAGCCGGTTTATTTACGAAACACCGTTGCGTGGAAGAAACTTCCAGGCCGCGAGTGA
- a CDS encoding ATP-dependent DNA helicase — protein sequence MADDFSPEGQLAQAIPGFKPREPQRQMAHAVAHAIDKAQPLVVEAGTGTGKTYAYLAPALRAKKKVIISTGSKALQDQLYSRDLPTVAKALKYKGRLALLKGRSNYLCLERLEQQALAGGDLPVQTLSDVIILRAWANQTEEGDISTCASVPEDSPAWPLVTSTNDNCLGSDCPLYKDCFVVKARKTAMDADVVVVNHHLFLADMAVKDSGFGELIPEADVMIFDEAHQLPDIASQYFGQSLSSRQLQDLAKDFTIAYRTELKDTQQLQKCADRLAQSAQDFRLQLGEPGYRGNLRELLADKNIQRALLLLDDALELCYDVAKLSLGRSALLDAAFERATLYRGRLKRLKEINQPGFSYWYECTSRHFTLALTPLTVADKFKEVMAQKPGSWIFTSATLSVNDDLHHFTERLGIEQAESLLLPSPFDYEKQALLCVPRNLPLPNQPGAARHLAAMLKPMIEANNGRCFMLCTSHAMMRDLAEQFRATMTLPVLLQGETSKGQLLQQFVSAGNALLVATSSFWEGVDVRGDTLSLVIIDKLPFTSPDDPLLKARMEDCRLRGGDPFDEVQLPDAVITLKQGVGRLIRDVTDRGVLVICDNRLVMRPYGATFLASLPPAPRTRDIKRAVRFLANPTAE from the coding sequence GTGGCAGACGATTTTTCCCCTGAAGGTCAATTAGCACAGGCTATCCCCGGCTTTAAACCGCGCGAGCCGCAGCGGCAGATGGCGCACGCCGTTGCGCACGCTATCGATAAGGCTCAGCCGCTGGTGGTCGAAGCCGGTACCGGCACGGGTAAAACGTATGCTTACCTTGCTCCGGCGCTGCGTGCGAAGAAGAAGGTGATTATTTCCACCGGATCGAAGGCGCTGCAGGATCAGCTCTACAGCCGCGATTTGCCCACGGTGGCGAAAGCGCTGAAATACAAAGGGCGTCTGGCTCTGCTGAAAGGGCGTTCTAACTACCTTTGCCTTGAGCGTCTCGAACAGCAGGCGCTGGCGGGCGGCGACCTGCCGGTGCAAACCCTCAGCGACGTCATTATCCTGCGTGCCTGGGCGAACCAGACCGAAGAGGGGGACATCAGCACCTGCGCGAGCGTGCCGGAAGACTCTCCTGCCTGGCCGCTGGTGACCAGCACCAACGATAACTGCCTCGGCAGCGACTGCCCGCTGTATAAAGACTGCTTTGTGGTTAAAGCGCGCAAAACGGCCATGGACGCTGACGTCGTGGTAGTAAACCATCACCTGTTTCTCGCGGATATGGCGGTCAAGGACAGCGGTTTCGGTGAGCTGATCCCCGAGGCTGACGTGATGATCTTCGATGAAGCGCACCAGCTCCCGGATATCGCCAGCCAGTATTTCGGCCAATCTCTCTCCAGCCGCCAGCTTCAGGACCTGGCCAAAGACTTCACCATCGCCTATCGCACCGAATTAAAAGATACCCAGCAGTTGCAGAAGTGCGCCGACCGACTGGCGCAAAGCGCGCAGGATTTCCGCTTACAGCTCGGTGAACCGGGCTATCGCGGCAACCTGCGCGAACTGCTGGCGGATAAAAATATCCAGCGCGCGCTGCTGCTGCTCGATGATGCCCTGGAACTCTGCTACGACGTGGCGAAACTGTCGCTTGGACGCTCCGCGCTGTTAGATGCGGCGTTTGAACGCGCCACGCTCTATCGCGGGCGGCTCAAACGCCTGAAAGAGATTAACCAGCCAGGGTTCAGCTACTGGTATGAGTGCACCTCGCGGCATTTCACGCTGGCGCTCACGCCGCTGACGGTGGCGGATAAGTTTAAAGAGGTGATGGCGCAAAAACCGGGAAGCTGGATCTTCACCTCGGCAACCCTGTCGGTGAATGACGATCTGCATCACTTCACGGAACGTCTTGGCATTGAGCAGGCGGAATCGCTGCTTCTGCCCAGCCCGTTCGATTATGAAAAACAGGCGCTGCTCTGTGTTCCCCGTAATCTGCCGCTGCCGAATCAGCCGGGCGCGGCGCGCCATCTGGCGGCAATGTTAAAACCGATGATTGAGGCCAACAACGGCCGCTGCTTTATGCTCTGCACCTCTCACGCCATGATGCGTGACCTCGCCGAGCAGTTCCGCGCCACCATGACGCTGCCGGTTCTGCTGCAGGGCGAAACCAGCAAAGGCCAGCTGTTACAGCAGTTTGTTTCCGCCGGTAATGCCCTGCTGGTGGCGACCAGCAGCTTCTGGGAAGGGGTCGACGTGCGCGGCGATACCCTCTCGCTGGTCATCATCGACAAACTGCCGTTTACCTCCCCGGACGATCCGCTGCTGAAGGCGCGGATGGAAGATTGCCGCCTGCGCGGAGGCGATCCGTTTGACGAGGTCCAGCTGCCGGACGCGGTGATTACCCTCAAGCAAGGGGTAGGGCGTTTGATCCGCGACGTCACCGATCGCGGCGTGCTGGTGATCTGTGATAACCGACTGGTGATGCGCCCTTACGGCGCCACTTTCCTCGCCAGCCTGCCGCCCGCGCCGCGGACGCGGGACATAAAACGCGCGGTGCGTTTCCTGGCAAACCCAACGGCGGAGTAA
- the fadD gene encoding long-chain-fatty-acid--CoA ligase FadD encodes MKKVWLNRYPADVPAEINPDRYQSLVELFEHSVRRYADQPAFVNMGEVMTFRKLEERSRAFAAYLQEGLGLQKGDRVALMMPNLLQYPVALFGILRAGMIVVNVNPLYTPRELEHQLNDSGAVAIVIVSNFAHTLEKVVDRTQVKHVILTRMGDQLSTAKGTLVNFVVKYVKRLVPKYHLPDAISFRRALHAGYRMQYVKPEVVSEDLAFLQYTGGTTGVAKGAMLTHRNMLANLEQVNATYGPLLHPGKEVVITALPLYHIFALTMNCLLFIELGGQNILITNPRDIPGLVKELAKYPFTAMTGVNTLFNALLNNKEFQQLDFSTLHLSAGGGMPVQQAVAERWVKLTGQYLLEGYGLTECAPLVSVNPHDIDYHSGSIGLPVPSTEAKLVDDEDNEVPHGEPGELCVRGPQVMLGYWQRPDATDEIIKDGWLHTGDIAVMDDEGFLRIVDRKKDMILVSGFNVYPNEIEDVVMQHSGVLEVAAVGVPSGSSGEAVKIFVVKKDPSLNEEELITFCRRQLTGYKVPKLVEFRDELPKSNVGKILRRELRDEARAKVDNKA; translated from the coding sequence TTGAAAAAGGTTTGGCTTAACCGGTATCCCGCAGATGTGCCTGCGGAGATCAATCCTGACCGTTATCAATCCCTGGTTGAATTATTTGAACACTCGGTGCGGCGCTACGCTGACCAGCCTGCGTTTGTGAACATGGGTGAAGTGATGACCTTCCGTAAGCTGGAAGAGCGTAGCCGGGCGTTTGCGGCATATCTTCAGGAAGGGCTGGGACTGCAAAAAGGGGACCGCGTCGCGCTGATGATGCCGAACCTGCTGCAATATCCGGTCGCGCTGTTCGGCATCCTGCGAGCCGGGATGATTGTCGTCAACGTTAACCCGCTGTATACCCCACGTGAACTTGAGCATCAGTTGAACGACAGCGGCGCGGTCGCAATTGTCATTGTCTCAAACTTTGCCCACACGCTGGAAAAAGTGGTCGACAGAACCCAGGTGAAACACGTCATCCTGACGCGCATGGGCGATCAACTTTCCACGGCCAAAGGCACGCTGGTTAACTTTGTCGTTAAATACGTGAAGCGGCTGGTACCGAAGTATCACCTGCCGGACGCCATTTCCTTCCGCCGTGCGCTGCACGCGGGCTACCGTATGCAATACGTCAAGCCAGAAGTGGTGTCAGAAGATCTCGCCTTCCTGCAGTATACCGGTGGTACCACCGGCGTGGCGAAAGGCGCGATGTTGACGCACCGGAACATGCTGGCGAACCTTGAACAGGTGAACGCCACTTACGGGCCGCTGCTGCATCCGGGCAAAGAGGTGGTGATCACCGCGCTTCCGCTGTATCACATCTTTGCGCTGACCATGAACTGCCTGCTGTTTATTGAGCTGGGTGGTCAGAACATACTCATCACCAACCCGCGCGATATCCCGGGCCTGGTGAAAGAGCTGGCGAAATACCCGTTCACCGCCATGACGGGGGTGAATACCCTGTTTAATGCGCTGCTGAATAACAAAGAGTTCCAGCAGCTGGATTTCTCCACGCTGCACCTCTCGGCGGGCGGCGGCATGCCGGTTCAGCAGGCGGTTGCCGAGCGCTGGGTGAAGCTTACCGGCCAGTACCTGCTGGAAGGCTATGGCCTGACGGAATGCGCGCCGCTGGTGAGCGTGAACCCGCACGACATTGACTACCACAGCGGCAGCATTGGCCTGCCTGTTCCGTCGACCGAAGCGAAGCTGGTGGATGATGAGGATAACGAAGTGCCTCATGGGGAGCCTGGCGAGCTGTGCGTAAGAGGGCCGCAGGTGATGCTGGGCTACTGGCAACGTCCGGATGCTACGGACGAGATCATCAAAGACGGCTGGCTGCATACCGGCGATATCGCCGTGATGGACGACGAAGGTTTCCTGCGCATTGTCGATCGCAAGAAAGACATGATCCTGGTCTCCGGCTTTAACGTCTACCCGAACGAAATCGAAGATGTGGTTATGCAGCACAGCGGCGTGCTCGAAGTGGCGGCAGTTGGCGTCCCTTCCGGCAGCAGCGGTGAAGCGGTGAAGATATTTGTGGTCAAGAAAGATCCTTCGCTGAATGAGGAAGAGCTGATAACCTTCTGCCGTCGTCAGTTAACGGGCTACAAGGTGCCGAAGCTGGTGGAATTCCGCGATGAACTGCCAAAATCCAACGTCGGGAAGATATTACGACGAGAATTACGTGACGAAGCCCGTGCCAAAGTAGACAATAAGGCCTGA
- the minE gene encoding cell division topological specificity factor MinE, whose protein sequence is MALLDFFLSRKKSTANIAKERLQIIVAERRRSDAEPHYLPQLRKDILEVICKYVQIDPEMVTVQLEQKDGDISILELNVTLPEAEESR, encoded by the coding sequence ATGGCATTACTGGACTTTTTTCTCTCGCGGAAAAAAAGCACCGCCAACATCGCAAAAGAACGTCTGCAAATTATCGTTGCGGAGCGTCGTCGTAGCGACGCCGAGCCTCACTACCTGCCGCAGTTGCGCAAGGACATCCTGGAAGTGATCTGTAAGTACGTGCAGATTGACCCGGAGATGGTCACCGTGCAGCTGGAACAAAAAGATGGGGATATTTCGATTCTGGAGCTGAACGTCACGTTGCCAGAAGCGGAAGAGTCGCGCTAA
- a CDS encoding Slp family lipoprotein, whose product MAVQSKVVRLLMAGVVATALSGCVTVPDAIKGSSPTPQQDLVRVMNAPELYVGQESRFGGKVIEVFNQQGKTRLEIATVPLDSGARPILGEASRGRIYADVSGFLDPVDFRGQLVTVVGPITGSVQGKIGSTPYKFMTMQVTGYKRWRIAQQVVMPPQPVDPWMWGPHPYRYGYPGWGWYNPGPAQVQTIVTE is encoded by the coding sequence ATGGCGGTTCAAAGTAAAGTTGTTCGCCTTTTAATGGCAGGCGTTGTTGCCACAGCACTGAGCGGTTGCGTTACCGTTCCTGATGCGATTAAGGGCAGTAGCCCAACGCCACAGCAGGATCTGGTGCGCGTTATGAATGCGCCTGAGCTGTATGTTGGCCAGGAATCGCGCTTCGGCGGCAAGGTGATCGAGGTCTTTAACCAGCAGGGTAAGACCCGTCTGGAAATTGCGACGGTGCCGCTGGACAGCGGTGCTCGCCCCATTCTGGGAGAAGCCTCTCGCGGGCGCATTTATGCAGACGTCAGCGGTTTCCTTGACCCGGTCGATTTCCGTGGGCAACTGGTAACCGTTGTGGGGCCGATTACCGGTTCGGTGCAGGGCAAAATCGGCAGCACGCCGTATAAATTTATGACCATGCAGGTGACGGGCTATAAACGCTGGCGTATTGCCCAGCAGGTGGTTATGCCGCCACAGCCGGTCGATCCGTGGATGTGGGGTCCTCATCCTTACCGTTATGGTTACCCCGGCTGGGGCTGGTATAACCCGGGCCCGGCGCAGGTTCAAACGATCGTAACTGAGTAA